Part of the Spiroplasma endosymbiont of Poecilobothrus nobilitatus genome is shown below.
AAAAGCTCATAAATCTTCAGTATTGCCCCCACCACGACCAACAATTAATGTATCAAGATGCGGAGCAAATGCCTGTGCTGCCTTAATTTTTGCTCGAATATCATGTTTTGCTTCACTTCCTTGCACTAAACTTGGAAATAAATAAATGTTTGCTTGGGGAAAACGGCGATGAATTGTAGTAATAATATCACGAATCGCAGCACCAGTTGGAGCTGTTATTACACCAATATTATTTGGAAAACGTGGAATTGGTTTTTTTAAAGATTGATCAAACCAACCTTTTTTACTTAATTCTTGTTTTAATGCTTCATATTTTAAAAACAAAGTACCAACACCTTGTAAAGATAAAGTAACTACTTGTAAACTATATGTTCCTTGCCGCTCATATACCTTAATAGAACCTGTTGCAATAATTTTTAAGCCTTCTTTTAATTTAAATTGTAAGTTTTTTGCATTAAATGCAAACATAATTGCCCGAATTTGGGCTTTTTCATCTTTGATTGTAAAATAAACATGTCCCGATGAGTGATTTGTAATATTAGAAATTTCTCCTTGTAAAGAAATATTAATTAGATTTGGTTCTTGTTCAATTATTGTTTTTAAATAATAATTAATTTCACTAACTGTATAAATATTTTTACTCATTTGCCCCTCCATTATCAATATCTTCCAATTAATAATATCATTGAAACAATAAAATAATTAAAAAAGAAATGTTATTAAAGTAACAACATTTCTTTTTTTCAAAAGCAATTAAAGTGTTAATTTTTCTTTTACATCTTTTCGATAAATAAAATAATATAAAAATGGTAAGAAAATTCCTCCACTTAAGAAATTTCCAATTAAAGTTGGTAATTGAACATTGTAAGCAAATTTTCCAAAATCTGTTCAACCACCACTTGTCCCAAAAATTTTTAAAAATGGTTGTAAAAATCATAAATATGAATTAGCAACTACATGCGAAAATCCAGAAATTGCAAAAGCCATAATAATTAAATTTACAACAAAGAATTTAGCAACGGCCGTTTTAGTTGTATGTGCAGCATAAATAGAACCAGCAACTAAAAAGTTACATAAAATGGCACTCCCAAAGTTTTCTCATCATTTGTGTTCTAATTTTCCATTAATTAAGATTACCGCATTATTATAAAAATCAGTTTCAGAATTAGGAGTATGATTTAAAAAACCACCTCACGCTGTTAAACCAGCCATCACTAAACAACCAAGGAAATTACCACTTAAAACAATAAATAAATTACTAACAAATCTTCCAACATTTAATTGTTTTTTAAAAACAACAATTAATGCTAAAGAATTTGATGTAAACATCTCTCCCCCAAGAAAAACAATCATTGTAATTGCAACAGTAAAGACAAGACCCAATACTAAACTTTTTAAGCCAATTGGGATATTATCTCAATTTCCCTTTATTGCCGTAATTGCAGCAATATAACCAAATCCAATAAATAAACCAGCAGCTAAACCCATTAAAAAGGTTTTATAAAATGGACTATTTCCTTTTTTTAACGCATACTTATAAATATTTACAAAACTATCTTCATTGCTATAACTATCGGAATTATCTACTTTTTCTTCTTTTTTAATTTCGTCACTCATTTTTTCTCCTCTTTTTCACATTTTATTTCTCTATAAATAATACTTTATTATTCTATCATAAAAAATAAAAACCTAGATATAATCTAAGTTTAAAATAATTAATAACCAGTATTTTTAAATAGTAAACTTTTTAATGCCATATATCTGACAATAATTGTTTTTATCATCCACCATATCAAACAAGACCCGGAATTTTTAAAATATAAAAGTTCGGTAATACAAAAGGCAAATAACATAAATCATTCTCATTTTCTTACAAATCGTTTTTATTTTATTAACCTAAGACAAATGTTTTACAATTTCATTATAAAAAAATTGATATAATTTACATGTTAAGGTAATTAATGAATGATAAATTTTATAACTTAGAAAGGATCAAAAAACTATGTTATTTTTAGCAAATATAACAAAATCACAAGAAATTTGAAACAAAATTATTTCAATTGGAATGCCATCAACAATTGCTGTTATCGTAATTATTTTATTATGTTTAATTATTAAATATCTTAAAATTAAACGAATTATTTATACAATTATTTTATTAGTAATTATTTCTTTAATTTGTATTGCAATTTGATATTTTAAAGACGATATCTTAGGAATTGTTTCAGAATATATTAAAATTGAGAACATAAAAACATTATAAATCTAATAAAATGAAAATAAATTTATAAAAAAACTGATTTTAATCAGTCTTTTTATAATGTTTCTTTAATTAAATTCCTAAGTCAGGATAACTTGGTGCTTTTGGTTGTTTGTCTTCAACATTATTTACTACAACAGCTTCCGTTGTTAACAACAAAGCGCTAACACTACCAGCATGTTGTAAAGCATAACGTGTTACTTTAACTGGATCAACAATTCCTGCCTCAATCATATTTTCTCATATATTTGTTGCAGCATTATAACCAAAATTGTCACTTTGTTCTTTTAATTTATTAACAATAATTGAACCATCAACACCAGCATTAGCAGAAATTTGACGAACTGGTTCTTCAATTGCTCGTAACACAATATTTAATCCTAATTTTTCTTCATCATTTAATTTTAAATTTCCTAATTTTTTCCCAACTTGTACTAATGCCGTTCCACCACCAGCAACAATGCCTTCTTCAACAGCAGCTTTAGTTGAATTTAAGGCATCTTCAATTCGTAATTTTTTCTCTTTCATTTCTATTTCAGTTGGTGCACCAACTTTAATGATTCCAACACCATTAGCAAGTTTAGCTAATCTTTTTTTCAATTTATCTTGCTCAAATGTTGATTTTTCATTTTTGATTTGATTACGAATAAATTCTTTACGATCTTCAATTTCTGCACGTGTTGCTTTTCCTTCAATAATTGTTGTTGTATCTTTTGAAACAATTACTTTTTTTGCAGTTCCTAAATCATCTAAAGTTAAAGTTTTGAAATCCATTCCTAAATCACCATTAACAAATTTACCTTTTACTAGCATAGCAATATCTTCCAATAAATCTTTACGGTTGTTCCCAAATTCCGGCGCTTTAACAACACAAATATTAAAAGCACCACGCATTTTGTTTAGTAATAATGTTGGTAAAACATCACCATCAACATCATCAGCAATAATTAATAATGGACGTCCTTCTTCAACAATTTTTTCTAAAATTGGTAGAATTTCTTTCATATTACTAATTTTTTTATCAGTAATTAAAATATATGGATTTTCAAATTCTGTTAACATTTTTTCACTATCAGTTACCATGTATTGTGATAAATATCCCTTATCAAATTGTAATCCTTCAGTAACACTTGTTTCAGTATTGATTGTTTTTGATTCTTCAATCGTAATAACCCCATCATTACCAACTTTAGCCATAATTTCAGCAATTAAGGCACCAATTTCAGGATCTTTTGAACTAACACTCGCAACTTGTGCAATTTCTTCTTTTGACTTAATTTCTTTTGCTGATTGTTTTAATAAATCCACAATTGCTTTAACTGTTTTTTCAATTCCATTACGAATAGCTACAGCATTTGCACCAGCAGTAATATTTTTTAATCCTTCTTTAACAATCGCTTGAGTTAAAACAATTGCCGTTGTTGTTCCATCGCCGGCAACATCATTTGTTTTATTAGCAACTTCAGCAACTAACTTAGCTCCCATATTTTCAAAATGATTGCTTAATTCAATTTCCTTTGAAATTGTAACACCATCATTTGTAATTAATGGTGAACCATAAGTTTTTTCTAATAAAACATATTTTCCTTTTGGTCCTAAAGTTACTTTTACTGCATCAGTTAATTTATTAATTCCATTAAGTAATTTCATTCTTGCTTCTTCAGCAAATTTAATTGATTTTGACATAATTTTTATTCCCCCTTTAATTTTATTCTTCAATCACGCCTAAAATATCTTCATTAGAAATTAAAACTAATTTTTTATTATTAAATTCAATTTCAGTTCCGGCATATTCGCGATAAAGAACTTTATTATTTATTTTTCCTTCAAAGGTCTCACCTTTACTAACTTCAGTACTAATTGCAATTATTTTTCCAATATGGCTTTTGTTTTTTTCGCCTTCTGGTAAATAAATTCCATTAATAAATGTTTCTTTTTTTTCTTCTTTCTCTAAGACAATATTTTTTCCTAGTGGTTTAATCATATAACATTCCTCCTTATTAACATGACTATTAGCAAATGGCATATGTAACTGCCAATAATATATTTAACAAATTTTATTAAAAAATGCAAGTATTTTTATAGCAATATAAATTAACTTTTTGATAATTTTATTTTAATGAACCATTTCATCTTCATCATATCTAATATTAGTTGAAAGATACTCAGATAAGATTCTTTTTTCACATTTTCCATGATAAGTTTCTCAAACAATAATGTCTGGTAATACTTTTGCAACAATTCGTATACGATGTTTTTTGTCACTATTATTTCAAATCGCATCAATTTTATTTCAATTATTTCAGATCAAATTAGCGAATGATGACATATATTTTAATCTTCTAATTCTTCCATCAATGGAAACATTTCTTGCTTCAGAAAATATCTCTGCAATAAAAAAATTAATAAAGTCTTCTTTTGTTTGTACAATAGTATGATAAATAATGATTTGAGTTCATAATATTGGTCGAAATGAAGCATATAAAATTTTAGTATTTGTAAAAATAATTTCTGATGATGTTTGGAATGGCAACACTTTTTAGGACACTTTTTATATAGACATTTGTTTTCTAAAAGTAACTGGAGATAAATAATTTAAACTGCCATGAATTCTAATATTGTTATATCAATGCACAAAATCAAAAAGTTCGTATTTTAATTGTGTTAAATTTTTAAATTTTTTACCCTTAATAAATTCAGTTTTAAAAGTTTTGTAAGTTGTTTCAGCCACAGCATTATCATAAGGGCAGCCTTTATTGCTTAATGATCTTTTAATATTAAAAGTTATTAAAATTTCATCAATGATTTTATTTTTAAACTCATTACCACGATCAGTATGAAATAGAGTTATTTGATTTAATGGTCGTGTTATTTTATGAAAAGCTTACTGGACCAGTTCGGCTGTTTTATTCGGCCCAGCACTATAACCAATTATTTCACGATTAAACAAGTCAATTAATAAACAAATATAATGTCATTTAGCGCCAACTTGAACATATGTTAAATCACTAACAATAACTTCATTAGGTTTTTTGTTGTTAAATTGACGATTTAAAATATTATTAATTTGGTCATTATTGACTGTTGTTTTATGATTATGATATTTTAATTTGGTGTATTTAGAAACCAAATTATTTTTGATCATAAAGAATCTGATTTTTCGCCGCGATAAGATGATATCTTTTCTGTTTAAAATAACTTTAATTTTGCGAGCCCCATAAATTTTGCGACTTTTATTAAAGGCACTGATAATTTCTTGTTCATAATTATTAACTTGCTTGTTAATACATTTATTAGTTTGATAATAATACGTTGATTTTGATAAAACCAAAATCTTACATATTTTTCTTACTGAATATTTTGTTTTGTTGTTATTAATTATTGTTATTTTTTGGCCATTATCAGTGCGGCTTGCTTTAAAATGTCATTTTCCATTTTCAAGTCTTTAAGTTCTTTTCGTAAAGTTATTATTTCATTTTCTTCTAGTGTGCGATTGTCTTTTGCTTTAAATGAACCAGAATTATTATAATTTTTAACTCAACTATAAATAGTTGGTTTTGGTAAATTATATTCTTGCCCTAGATTAATAACACTTTTACCATTTTTATATAGCATGACAATTTGTTTTTTAAATTCTTCAGAGTATGAAGTTTTATTTCCCATTTTTATATTCCTTCTTTCTTAATAATTTTATCTAATTTTGAAGTATATATAATTATGGTCCTAATAATTGTAGCCTATCCAAATGACATTTCTTATATACAATATTTCCTTTATATTGCATTAATGTTTTTCCTAACACAGGACATTTAAAATTTTGAATTGATGTCACTAAATTTCCTCCCTTAAACAAAAAAAGACATCCAATAAGCAAACACAAAAGATTATTTAATCTTTCATATAAACTTGTTAGATGTCTAGCATTTAAAACAATATTTACTATAAAGTTTTACAATATAAGTATAACACCAAAATATTTCAAATAAAATTATCTAATTCCTTAAAATTTTTTACTTTTTCTTTTAACATCTCTATCCTAGATCTTATTTCATTCATCACTTTTAAAATCAAACTCGTCATTTTTAGTGCTGATAATCTGCATTAATAATTTTACTAGTTTTTCTCAGTCATTTGATTCAGCAATAAGAACACGAATTCTAACTTCTAATTCACTAATTTTTTGCTTTGCATCACTAAATAATTTATTTTCATTTCTTTTTTGTTCACTCATTTTTTTATCCTCCAATGGATTTAATTTTTAATATTATTTATATAAGGTTAATAAATCACTAATCGTAAAAACAACTCCTGGATATTCAATAATTTGTTTGTTTGCTAACGTTATATTAAAATTAACTTGGATAAAAAATTGACGTTTTGCTGAATTAAATGTTTTATCTTGGTCGTATAAAGAAAATAATGGTTTTTATTTTTAAATGTTATTTAGTTCAATAAATTAAAAAGGTATTTTTTTCTTGTTTGTCTAAAACCCTTATTTTCTTTATACGACCTTTTTTGTTCACTAACTTCAAATTTTTTATCATAATTAGAATCATTATCTGCTGAATTAAAAAAATGTTTATTTAAATTATTAATTATTTTCATCTTATTATTCCTTTAATTTTGTAGAAAACTCTTGATATTTATAAAATATACCTAAAATTAGGTATATTTTTAATATAAGAGGTGAATAATTAATGGAAAAAATAATTGAAGAATTAATAAATAGTTTAACAGATGATCAATTTTTAGAATTTCACGAAAAAGTCAAAAAAGAAGCAGAATTAATTAAAAAACAAAAACGCTTAAATGAAATTGAACAAAAATTTAGGGATAAAGGTATTAAATGTCCTAATTGTCAATCTTTTTATTGTGTTAAAAATGGTCATAATACTGAAGGAAAACAAAAATATTTATGCAAAAAATTTCGTGCTAGTTTTGATGCTTTTCGTGATCATTTTACGTATTGAAGTCATTTAAAATATGAACAGTGAAATTTATTGATTCAAATTTCATTATTAGGACAATCTAGTAAAATGATTTCCCGCTTTATTAAAACATCACCGAAAACCGCTTGATATAATCGCTAAAAAATAATGAAATCAAAACAATTAGAAAACACCCAATTAAAATTTAAAACGTTAAATGGCCAAATTCAAATCGATGAAACATTTATTAAAGAAATCCACAAAGGTAATTTTAAAGATAAATTTGATAAAAGAAAAATTCATCTTGATTCATTTTCAACCAACACTAAATGTTGTATTCAAATGGCTGTTGATAGCAATAATAATATTTATGTTAAATCAACCAACACAAAACGATTACAAAAACAGTTAATTATTGAAAATATTAATAAACAATTAATCAAAGAAAATTCAATTATTATTTCTGACATGCAACCATTATATTTATTAGTAGCAAAACAAACAAATTCTATTTTATTAGCAACTAAAACTAGTACAAATCCTGATGTTAGTTATCGGAAGTTAAATAAAATTAGTAAATTACAATCAAATCTTAAAGAATCCTTAATTCATTATCATGAGTTAGGTTTCACGAACATTCAAAATTATTTAAATCACTGAAAATGAAAATACCAGCATAAAGGTTTAACGCCAAACCAACAATCATCGGTATTATATTTTAACGTATAAAAAAGTTAAATAACAATATTAAAAGTTTATATAATTTTCTTTTAAAGTTATCATATTGATGATTTTTTTTATTTCATCAAGAGTTTTCTACAAAATTAAAATATTATTCTACTTTCTTATTTGTAAATAACTACTTGCAATAATTTTTTAGTTGATGAATAAGCCTTAAGAAAATTATAACACCTTTTCAATTGCTGCTAATAAATATGCTTTTAATTTTGTTTGTGTTTCATATGTATTTTGTAAAGTATTTGTAAAATTTTGTGCGGAAATTGGGGAATGATTATCAATTCCACTTTTGTAAGCATATTGTAATATTTTTACTATCTTATCAAACAAAGTATCTTTGCTATGATCATCAGTTGTATTATGTAAAAAATCAACTAAATCTTGTTTAACTCATTTTGTTGTTTCAATCCCTGTCCAACTTGGATGTTCAAGAGAAGTTTGGTCAGTATTAATTCAACAATTACTTGTTTGTTTTGCCTCATCTCATATATTATTTTGTGAATCATAACCACATTGTGCTGAATAAATATTTTTTAATGCATCAAAAGTTGAAGCGGCAATTTGTTTTAAAGCACTATTCACAACATAATTTTCGCCATAAATTTTAGATTGTTCGGTATCAACACCAACTATTTTAGCATTTACTTTGTTAACTTTAATTTGATTAATTGTATCTTGAGCTTGTGCACCAGCAACAGGAAAAATAATTCGAGCGCCACGAGCTAATAATTCATCACTAATAATTTTGCCATCTCCAGCTTGAAATGATTGTGAAAATCATGATTCATTCTGTTTTAAAACATTTTGCACTTTAACAATTGATTCTAAACTTGTTATTTCTTGATTAATATTTTGGACTTGTTTTAATATATTATGTTTTATATTATTTCATTTACTATTTACTGAAGAATTAATAATAGTATTAAATAAATCAATTCCAACTAAAAAACCTCACATATAATTTGAAACGGCAACTGGATTATCCATCCCACCATAACTACCAACTTTTAATTGCCCATTATATTCGTTTTGATGCGCATTTAAATAAATACTTGTTGCTAAACTCGCATAAAATCCAGAAGCTTCAGCTTGATAAGTAATTCCAATAATATTTTTTGCTAATGGTGCCTTCTGGTCCATATTAAGATGAATGTTTTGACTACTTCCATCAATATAAATAATATTATCAACTAAGCCTGCTGCTCAGCCAATGGTATTGCCATGGTTGAAACCAGGTAAAACTAGTGTTTTTGCTCCTGCAATTGAAGATGTAATATAAGCATTTTTATAATCACCAGGAGTTTGACTAACTGTTTCAAAGTAACTTGCTCATCAGTTTGAACTTTTTCAATTTTGTGGTGGGACAATCTGATTTTTTTGTGCAAAAACATATTTACTTGCCCCTTCTCATGCGGATTGATTAAAAGCAAGATCATTTATAGTTCCCCCATCAGTAATAACCCAAATACTATTATCAAAATTATACTTTTTTACACAAGCAAAAACACTGCTCGCTGAAGTTCCAATGATACTTATCATCATAAAACTTTGTAAAATTCGTTGCATATTTTTTGCTCCTTTTTTACTTAATGTTTGTAAAAACAAAAAGATCAACCTGGTACTCATTAAAATGAATGGTTAATGTTTAAAAAGCAAAAGCATTAACCTATAGCGTCTTTTCCAATGGTAAGACGTAGAAACACTAGACCATATTACTAGTATATACAGGTATATTATTTATTTTTATACTTATATCATAACTTCTTTTTTATCAAAAAGCAATTAAAATAAAAAAACAACCCGGGTGAGATTGTTTTTTAGGGTATCCATGAAGTATAAGATAATATAATACAAAGTATGGTCATATTGATAGGGCTAAACTTGTGCTGTTTATTATTAATTTAATAAAAGTACAATTCTTATACCTTCCTAGACATCTATTATTATA
Proteins encoded:
- the xseA gene encoding exodeoxyribonuclease VII large subunit, yielding MSKNIYTVSEINYYLKTIIEQEPNLINISLQGEISNITNHSSGHVYFTIKDEKAQIRAIMFAFNAKNLQFKLKEGLKIIATGSIKVYERQGTYSLQVVTLSLQGVGTLFLKYEALKQELSKKGWFDQSLKKPIPRFPNNIGVITAPTGAAIRDIITTIHRRFPQANIYLFPSLVQGSEAKHDIRAKIKAAQAFAPHLDTLIVGRGGGNTEDLWAFNELEVVEAIYQATIPVISAVGHEIDFTLADFVSDLRAPTPTAAAELATPDQKELVNYLQQQCRHLINLIKGKVDKTEDKLSELKNSYVLTRPRVLYTQSKHSYQLLLKQFNVLQETFFIANKNIIQNYYQTLVRTIQQQILTIEHDKNNLISKLDLLSPLKTLTRGYSITYNENKNVISATNDVQNNDIIMTRVQDGIIQSIVQAINKDGEKNDK
- a CDS encoding formate/nitrite transporter family protein, with translation MSDEIKKEEKVDNSDSYSNEDSFVNIYKYALKKGNSPFYKTFLMGLAAGLFIGFGYIAAITAIKGNWDNIPIGLKSLVLGLVFTVAITMIVFLGGEMFTSNSLALIVVFKKQLNVGRFVSNLFIVLSGNFLGCLVMAGLTAWGGFLNHTPNSETDFYNNAVILINGKLEHKWWENFGSAILCNFLVAGSIYAAHTTKTAVAKFFVVNLIIMAFAISGFSHVVANSYLWFLQPFLKIFGTSGGWTDFGKFAYNVQLPTLIGNFLSGGIFLPFLYYFIYRKDVKEKLTL
- the groL gene encoding chaperonin GroEL (60 kDa chaperone family; promotes refolding of misfolded polypeptides especially under stressful conditions; forms two stacked rings of heptamers to form a barrel-shaped 14mer; ends can be capped by GroES; misfolded proteins enter the barrel where they are refolded when GroES binds); this translates as MSKSIKFAEEARMKLLNGINKLTDAVKVTLGPKGKYVLLEKTYGSPLITNDGVTISKEIELSNHFENMGAKLVAEVANKTNDVAGDGTTTAIVLTQAIVKEGLKNITAGANAVAIRNGIEKTVKAIVDLLKQSAKEIKSKEEIAQVASVSSKDPEIGALIAEIMAKVGNDGVITIEESKTINTETSVTEGLQFDKGYLSQYMVTDSEKMLTEFENPYILITDKKISNMKEILPILEKIVEEGRPLLIIADDVDGDVLPTLLLNKMRGAFNICVVKAPEFGNNRKDLLEDIAMLVKGKFVNGDLGMDFKTLTLDDLGTAKKVIVSKDTTTIIEGKATRAEIEDRKEFIRNQIKNEKSTFEQDKLKKRLAKLANGVGIIKVGAPTEIEMKEKKLRIEDALNSTKAAVEEGIVAGGGTALVQVGKKLGNLKLNDEEKLGLNIVLRAIEEPVRQISANAGVDGSIIVNKLKEQSDNFGYNAATNIWENMIEAGIVDPVKVTRYALQHAGSVSALLLTTEAVVVNNVEDKQPKAPSYPDLGI
- a CDS encoding IS1/IS1595 family N-terminal zinc-binding domain-containing protein, translated to MEKIIEELINSLTDDQFLEFHEKVKKEAELIKKQKRLNEIEQKFRDKGIKCPNCQSFYCVKNGHNTEGKQKYLCKKFRASFDAFRDHFTYWSHLKYEQWNLLIQISLLGQSSKMISRFIKTSPKTAWYNR
- a CDS encoding transposase — protein: MKSKQLENTQLKFKTLNGQIQIDETFIKEIHKGNFKDKFDKRKIHLDSFSTNTKCCIQMAVDSNNNIYVKSTNTKRLQKQLIIENINKQLIKENSIIISDMQPLYLLVAKQTNSILLATKTSTNPDVSYRKLNKISKLQSNLKESLIHYHELGFTNIQNYLNHWKWKYQHKGLTPNQQSSVLYFNV
- a CDS encoding BMP family ABC transporter substrate-binding protein, whose product is MQRILQSFMMISIIGTSASSVFACVKKYNFDNSIWVITDGGTINDLAFNQSAWEGASKYVFAQKNQIVPPQNWKSSNWWASYFETVSQTPGDYKNAYITSSIAGAKTLVLPGFNHGNTIGWAAGLVDNIIYIDGSSQNIHLNMDQKAPLAKNIIGITYQAEASGFYASLATSIYLNAHQNEYNGQLKVGSYGGMDNPVAVSNYMWGFLVGIDLFNTIINSSVNSKWNNIKHNILKQVQNINQEITSLESIVKVQNVLKQNESWFSQSFQAGDGKIISDELLARGARIIFPVAGAQAQDTINQIKVNKVNAKIVGVDTEQSKIYGENYVVNSALKQIAASTFDALKNIYSAQCGYDSQNNIWDEAKQTSNCWINTDQTSLEHPSWTGIETTKWVKQDLVDFLHNTTDDHSKDTLFDKIVKILQYAYKSGIDNHSPISAQNFTNTLQNTYETQTKLKAYLLAAIEKVL